TTTTTATTTcctatttttataattttatatttttcaaaaaaataaggtGAGCTACAACCTTGTGttttattcatatgttCATATACCTTGttgtcttttttttttaataaaattattttccttttggaaaattgtttattagaaaaatataatggGAGATGGTAGTTGATTAACAAATTGATAAACATAaacataaacatatatatatatatatatatatatatatatatatatatatatattacttatGTTTATAGTACATTATGAATCATATTACAATATCGAGAAATAAAACACATTTATTTACTTATCTATTTACTTATGTATCTAcctatatatttatatatacctacaattctttttttgttccATTATTTAAGCCGAATTTAATGTGGCCTTATAAAGACTATCATAATGTCGAGGGAAACGTCAAGAGATGATTTTTTCAGAACTAATAAATATGGACATGCCATAAAAGAAAGTAAGAAGATTCATAAAGAGAGCTACGAAAGTGATTTGAATAATGAGCtgaaagaaaaagaaaatgaaataaaaaatagaaaaagaagaaatgCTTCATCATCGTTTCataattcatttaataaaaataatataagtaTTCATAAGGATAATggttataataatattaggaagataaagaataaatatgGTGATGATTATTTCCCCTTTAggttttataaaaatataaataattataaatgttcaaacgtgaataaatataattataaagataaatataaatatgaaaaaggTTTTACATGTAAGAATACCAAAATTTGTAACTTCAAAAATAATCGtattaaaacatataaaaatacttatgataatataataaattttataaaagaaaatagaaatgatatgaaaaaagttcgatattttttatttttaagaGCATATGAAAATTCTGAATTATTTCAAATaaagaaacaaaataaaaaagaaaaacataatttaagaaaacataataaatgtatagATATTAAAGATGCCAAAGAAAAACAACgattaaaattattaaaattattaaaaagttatgatataaaatatgaaggATATACagatttatatacattatgtaattattctatatattatcaagataaaaaattattagaagaattattaaataaacaaaattgtaataatttcttttattatctaGTTAGTATAGGTATAtcatataatgatattatacACATGGCTAGtgtatttaaaaatatggaatATTTACAATATAGTAATCTATACATGCTCCCatggatatataaaaaattaaatacattttataattttgatgttactacttttatattacattgtattatatattctatttCTACATTAAATTCATctctatttttatttattaaatataaaacatttgttatcatattaccattatttataacttatgttttatta
This portion of the Plasmodium reichenowi strain SY57 chromosome Unknown, whole genome shotgun sequence genome encodes:
- a CDS encoding amino acid transporter, putative, with the translated sequence MSRETSRDDFFRTNKYGHAIKESKKIHKESYESDLNNELKEKENEIKNRKRRNASSSFHNSFNKNNISIHKDNGYNNIRKIKNKYGDDYFPFRFYKNINNYKCSNVNKYNYKDKYKYEKGFTCKNTKICNFKNNRIKTYKNTYDNIINFIKENRNDMKKVRYFLFLRAYENSELFQIKKQNKKEKHNLRKHNKCIDIKDAKEKQRLKLLKLLKSYDIKYEGYTDLYTLCNYSIYYQDKKLLEELLNKQNCNNFFYYLVSIGISYNDIIHMASVFKNMEYLQYSNLYMLPWIYKKLNTFYNFDVTTFILHCIIYSISTLNSSLFLFIKYKTFVIILPLFITYVLLSTPLVLQEINSGRFVLDGCISFFWSINNYHLPIGIILIISYILSIIKCIDFISLHILYLSSYLLENNPWIYKNIDSKICSKFNGSKNICDFSRNICYYNDQTNICEINKIKLGTKIYDMLLNKYIPPKSEKFPIIVILASFLSLILYNAFSKYKTSHKFLKIFLFLLISLFLINIITVWDFTLFEFLLSDFNFNKIVDIILNYEVWILCMLHCIVNLSIHSGLYFYTSKGL